In Campylobacter sp. 2014D-0216, the following proteins share a genomic window:
- the cysK gene encoding cysteine synthase A, with the protein MSIYHSILDCVGNTPIISLKEFAPNLYGKCEYFNPSHSIKDRAALEMIKQALEEGKINQETTIVEATSGNTGIALAMICASLKLKLVIAMPESMSIERRKMMSFFGAKLELTQASKGMQGALDRANELLGEIPNSFMISQFENINNKNAHRKNTALEILKVLPDLDIFVAGFGTGGTISGVGEILKEHNSNIKIIALEPAASPLLSQNKAASHKIQGIGANFIPKILNQKIIDEIVCVSNEDAINTALELGKNGIMAGISSGANVFMARKIALENSDKKVLTMLNDTAERYLSTDLFANL; encoded by the coding sequence ATGTCAATCTATCATAGTATCTTAGACTGCGTAGGCAATACCCCGATTATCTCTTTAAAAGAATTTGCACCTAATCTTTATGGTAAATGTGAGTATTTTAACCCAAGTCATTCTATAAAAGATAGAGCGGCTTTAGAGATGATAAAGCAAGCTTTAGAAGAAGGTAAAATCAATCAAGAAACAACGATTGTAGAAGCCACAAGTGGAAACACTGGTATAGCTTTAGCGATGATTTGTGCGAGTTTGAAGTTAAAATTAGTCATTGCAATGCCTGAGTCTATGAGTATAGAGCGTAGAAAAATGATGAGTTTTTTTGGCGCAAAATTAGAGCTTACCCAAGCAAGCAAAGGTATGCAAGGGGCACTTGATAGGGCTAATGAGCTTTTGGGTGAAATTCCAAATTCATTTATGATAAGTCAATTTGAAAATATTAATAACAAAAATGCACACAGAAAAAACACGGCTTTGGAAATTTTAAAAGTTCTACCTGATCTTGATATTTTCGTGGCAGGTTTTGGTACAGGTGGGACTATCAGCGGTGTAGGAGAAATTTTAAAAGAACACAATTCTAATATCAAAATCATCGCTTTGGAGCCAGCTGCTTCTCCACTTTTGAGTCAAAACAAAGCTGCAAGTCATAAAATTCAAGGTATAGGTGCAAATTTTATCCCTAAAATTTTAAATCAAAAAATCATAGATGAGATAGTTTGTGTAAGCAATGAAGATGCTATAAATACAGCTTTAGAGTTAGGTAAAAATGGCATCATGGCAGGAATTTCAAGCGGAGCAAATGTTTTTATGGCTAGAAAAATTGCCCTAGAAAACTCTGATAAAAAAGTCTTGACTATGCTAAATGATACAGCTGAGCGATATTTATCAACTGATTTATTTGCAAATTTATAA
- a CDS encoding HU family DNA-binding protein has product MTKADFISQVAQTAGLTKKDATAATDAVIATITDVLAKGDSISFIGFGTFSVAERAAREARVPSTGATIKVPATKVAKFKVGKNLKDAVAAAKTAKKAKK; this is encoded by the coding sequence ATGACTAAAGCAGATTTTATTTCTCAAGTTGCTCAAACTGCTGGGCTAACTAAAAAAGATGCAACTGCGGCTACTGATGCAGTAATCGCTACTATTACTGATGTTTTAGCTAAAGGTGATAGCATTAGCTTTATCGGTTTTGGTACATTTTCTGTAGCTGAAAGAGCAGCTAGAGAAGCTAGAGTTCCAAGCACTGGCGCTACTATTAAAGTACCTGCGACAAAAGTTGCTAAATTTAAAGTAGGTAAAAACCTTAAAGATGCAGTTGCCGCTGCTAAAACTGCTAAAAAAGCTAAAAAATAA
- a CDS encoding glycosyltransferase family 9 protein encodes MNIFINLPTWLGDAVMASAAIYAIKEKYPQAKFTFYGSFVSTELFKRFENAQILVENKKQRYRQILKARKNLGKFDLAFSFRSAFSSKIILNLIKAKKRFYFDKNILKEEHQVLKYLNFIEKALNFKATSSVLKLPIKAKSTQKILGINAGAHFGSAKRWEASYFARVAKEFSPTHQILIFGVESEREICNEIEHLLSKAGIKAKNLCGKTSIYTLCKNISMLDLLITNDSGPMHIGAVYGVKTVAVFGSTKFSQTSPWQENAKIAHLDLACMPCMQKVCPLKHHKCMKDLKPEVVINLAKAFF; translated from the coding sequence ATGAATATTTTTATCAACCTTCCTACTTGGCTTGGTGATGCGGTAATGGCTAGTGCAGCTATTTATGCTATCAAGGAAAAGTATCCTCAAGCTAAATTTACTTTTTATGGTTCTTTTGTCAGCACAGAGCTTTTTAAGCGTTTTGAAAATGCTCAAATTTTAGTAGAAAATAAAAAGCAAAGATATAGACAAATTTTAAAAGCTAGAAAAAACCTTGGTAAATTTGATCTAGCTTTTTCATTTCGCTCAGCATTTTCAAGCAAGATTATTTTAAATCTAATCAAAGCAAAAAAAAGATTTTATTTTGATAAAAATATCCTAAAAGAAGAACACCAAGTTTTAAAGTACTTAAATTTCATAGAAAAAGCTTTAAATTTTAAAGCCACTTCAAGTGTTTTAAAACTTCCTATCAAAGCAAAGTCAACTCAAAAAATTTTAGGTATAAATGCAGGTGCACATTTTGGAAGTGCTAAAAGATGGGAGGCAAGCTATTTTGCAAGGGTGGCAAAAGAATTTAGCCCCACACATCAAATTTTAATCTTTGGAGTAGAAAGTGAGAGAGAAATTTGCAATGAAATTGAACATTTGCTTTCAAAAGCAGGTATAAAGGCAAAAAATCTTTGTGGCAAAACTAGCATTTATACTTTATGTAAAAACATTTCTATGCTTGATTTGCTCATCACAAATGATAGTGGTCCTATGCATATAGGCGCAGTTTATGGGGTGAAAACGGTGGCTGTTTTTGGCTCAACTAAATTTAGCCAAACCTCGCCTTGGCAAGAAAACGCTAAAATAGCTCATCTTGATCTAGCTTGTATGCCTTGTATGCAAAAAGTTTGTCCTTTAAAACATCACAAATGCATGAAAGACTTAAAACCTGAGGTGGTAATAAATTTAGCAAAAGCATTTTTTTAG
- a CDS encoding glycosyltransferase family 2 protein, with protein MSQISIILPTYNVEKYIARALESCINQTFKDIEIIVVDDLGNDRSIDIAKEYASKDDRIKIIHNEENLGTFASRNIGVLNSSSPYIMFLDPDDYLELNACELGFEKIQNVGMVVFDAYVHRVKFKKFYRFKQDEFFNKDDFLNFLLNQKHFCWSVWAKVYRKDLILKSFEYVDSKKRLCYGEDVLFNYINFMLSESFFVSKECIYRYEFNENGRYENKNKAILWQNYTHKVKTTEVIKKLSSIFSYQKFNEKLLDSLEIENKNLKNRM; from the coding sequence ATGAGTCAAATTTCTATCATACTACCAACTTATAATGTAGAAAAATATATAGCTAGAGCATTAGAAAGTTGTATCAACCAAACTTTTAAAGATATAGAAATCATTGTGGTAGATGACCTTGGTAATGATAGAAGTATAGATATAGCTAAAGAATATGCTAGTAAAGATGATAGGATAAAAATTATACATAATGAAGAGAATTTAGGAACTTTTGCTAGTAGAAATATAGGTGTGTTAAATTCAAGCTCACCCTATATAATGTTTTTAGATCCTGATGATTATCTAGAGCTTAATGCTTGTGAGCTTGGGTTTGAAAAAATACAAAATGTCGGTATGGTAGTGTTTGATGCATATGTACATAGGGTGAAATTTAAAAAATTTTATAGATTTAAGCAAGATGAGTTTTTTAATAAAGATGATTTTTTAAATTTCTTACTCAATCAAAAGCATTTTTGCTGGAGTGTTTGGGCAAAAGTATATAGAAAAGATTTGATTTTAAAAAGTTTTGAATATGTTGATTCTAAAAAAAGACTTTGTTATGGAGAAGATGTGCTTTTTAACTATATCAATTTTATGCTAAGTGAGAGTTTTTTTGTATCAAAAGAATGTATATACCGCTATGAATTTAATGAAAATGGTAGATATGAAAACAAAAATAAAGCAATTTTATGGCAAAATTATACACATAAAGTAAAAACCACCGAGGTTATAAAAAAGCTATCGAGCATCTTTTCTTATCAAAAATTTAACGAAAAACTACTCGATAGCTTAGAAATAGAAAATAAAAATTTAAAAAACAGAATGTAA
- a CDS encoding motility associated factor glycosyltransferase family protein, protein MGGGNRLYDKPLEELNTTLNLYNDKYLLYPVLFFYGFGNGILYKALLQNPNHKIVVVFEPDISVVYTVFGMMDFSRELKEGRLLLINPNTININDIKKIFSNNLIFNFSRVYFLEIHCDYYDRKYQKDILKLNSLIQETIKENIISNGDDPLDTLKGIRHFIYNIPKMVCNPSYKELLAKRKNLSDTAIIVSTGPSLTKQLSTLKKYQDKASVFCADSAYPILAKANIKPDYVFSLERTDFASEFFNNDFGSFDKDILFIVKSVVHPNTIGYLEKNKRKYMMISTPEYFFKYCSLNDFGYFNMGWSVAHMACYLAVHLNHSNIIFIGQDLAYGKDKVSHAIGHIYGEHDMDEEGLYKEKIKIRAYGGVQYVETSSIWVFFKKILENDIAIFNSMNIKTYNCTEGGARINGAIEEPFERVCEKLLSKDLNKPFVKLLSLNMQKQNELLLKVYYKITISTERYEKMKKELYQKNVSINEKLLRIHSLDTQESIDFFGLILKQIDEIKMKVYSFGLLNGPLIKQFELNLARIYVLNPKTKEDSYNKSMLWIKEHLDWMRLIIAHIDAQKEVLGRSIVSTKDELKKRGFANLVEKIEKRALKNASF, encoded by the coding sequence ATGGGGGGGGGGAATAGGCTCTATGATAAACCACTAGAGGAGTTAAACACAACATTAAATTTATACAATGATAAATATCTTTTGTATCCTGTATTATTCTTTTATGGTTTTGGAAATGGAATTTTATACAAAGCTCTTTTGCAAAATCCAAATCATAAAATTGTAGTAGTGTTTGAACCTGATATAAGTGTAGTTTATACTGTATTTGGTATGATGGATTTTTCTAGGGAATTAAAAGAAGGTAGATTGCTGCTGATAAATCCAAATACGATAAACATTAACGATATAAAAAAAATATTTTCAAATAATTTGATATTTAACTTCTCAAGGGTTTATTTTTTGGAAATACATTGTGATTATTATGATAGAAAATATCAAAAAGATATTTTAAAATTAAATTCCTTGATTCAAGAGACTATTAAAGAGAATATTATTTCTAATGGAGATGATCCATTGGATACTTTAAAAGGTATAAGGCATTTTATTTATAATATACCAAAAATGGTATGCAATCCAAGCTATAAAGAATTATTAGCTAAAAGAAAAAATTTGAGTGATACTGCTATAATAGTTTCAACTGGACCTAGTTTAACAAAACAACTATCAACTTTAAAAAAATACCAAGATAAAGCAAGTGTATTTTGTGCGGATAGTGCTTACCCTATACTTGCAAAGGCAAACATAAAACCTGATTATGTTTTTTCGCTTGAAAGAACTGATTTTGCAAGTGAATTTTTTAATAATGACTTTGGTAGTTTTGATAAAGATATTTTATTTATCGTAAAATCCGTAGTACATCCTAATACGATTGGGTATTTAGAGAAAAATAAAAGAAAATATATGATGATTTCAACACCGGAATATTTTTTTAAATATTGCTCTTTAAATGATTTTGGATATTTTAATATGGGTTGGAGTGTTGCTCATATGGCTTGTTATTTGGCGGTTCATTTAAATCATAGCAATATAATATTTATTGGACAGGATTTGGCTTATGGAAAAGATAAGGTTTCTCACGCTATTGGACATATATATGGAGAGCATGATATGGATGAGGAGGGTTTATATAAGGAAAAAATAAAAATTCGAGCTTATGGTGGAGTGCAATATGTTGAAACTTCTTCTATATGGGTATTTTTCAAAAAAATACTAGAAAATGATATCGCTATTTTTAATAGTATGAATATAAAAACTTATAACTGCACCGAGGGTGGGGCTAGGATAAATGGAGCGATCGAGGAGCCTTTTGAGCGGGTGTGTGAAAAGCTACTAAGTAAAGATCTAAATAAACCGTTTGTTAAACTCTTAAGTTTGAATATGCAAAAACAAAATGAATTATTGTTAAAGGTGTATTATAAAATTACAATTAGTACCGAAAGATATGAAAAAATGAAAAAAGAATTATATCAAAAAAATGTATCTATTAATGAAAAATTATTGCGCATTCATAGCTTAGATACACAAGAATCTATAGATTTTTTTGGACTAATATTAAAGCAAATTGATGAAATTAAAATGAAGGTGTATTCCTTTGGATTATTGAATGGACCCTTAATTAAACAATTTGAATTAAATTTGGCAAGAATTTATGTATTAAATCCAAAAACAAAAGAAGATAGTTATAATAAATCAATGCTTTGGATAAAAGAGCATTTAGATTGGATGCGTTTAATCATAGCACATATAGATGCTCAAAAAGAAGTTTTAGGAAGAAGTATAGTTTCAACTAAAGATGAGCTTAAAAAAAGAGGATTTGCAAATTTGGTAGAAAAAATTGAAAAAAGAGCTTTAAAAAATGCCAGCTTTTAA
- the ptmA gene encoding flagellin modification protein PtmA, whose product MLDGKVVFIVGACGRIGSALSKACLEHNAKIIIGDIDKIRLEKLKKNLGDNEAVLDCEVNISSEQTISKCLQEGVKKFGKIDVFVNCAYPVSKDWGKVEYYQASYEQICESLNLHLASFIFVANIMVKFFKKQGFGNIINLSSIMGVYAPKFENYEGTSMQSSLEYSVIKAGINHLSVWLAKELFNTNIRVNSIAFGGIRDNQPQVFLEAYRKCCASKGMLDANDVCGTLLFLMSDYSRFITGQTIVVDDGWGL is encoded by the coding sequence ATGCTTGATGGAAAAGTAGTTTTTATAGTAGGTGCATGTGGCAGGATAGGTAGTGCATTAAGTAAAGCGTGTTTGGAGCATAATGCCAAAATCATTATAGGCGATATCGATAAGATTAGGTTGGAAAAATTAAAAAAGAATTTGGGTGACAATGAAGCTGTTTTAGACTGTGAAGTTAATATTAGCAGTGAGCAAACAATAAGTAAGTGTTTACAAGAAGGAGTAAAGAAATTTGGCAAAATTGATGTTTTTGTTAATTGTGCTTACCCAGTAAGCAAAGATTGGGGTAAGGTTGAATATTATCAAGCAAGCTATGAGCAAATTTGCGAAAGTTTAAATTTGCACCTAGCTAGTTTTATTTTTGTAGCAAATATCATGGTTAAGTTTTTTAAAAAACAAGGCTTTGGAAATATCATCAATCTTAGCTCTATTATGGGTGTATATGCGCCTAAATTTGAAAACTATGAGGGTACTTCCATGCAAAGTTCATTGGAATATAGCGTGATTAAAGCAGGAATTAATCATCTTAGCGTATGGCTTGCAAAAGAACTTTTTAATACCAACATCAGAGTAAATTCTATAGCTTTTGGTGGCATAAGAGACAATCAACCGCAAGTTTTTTTGGAGGCTTATAGAAAGTGTTGCGCTTCTAAAGGAATGCTAGATGCTAATGATGTGTGCGGAACTTTGTTGTTTTTAATGTCAGATTACTCTCGTTTTATAACTGGTCAAACGATAGTAGTGGATGATGGATGGGGGTTATGA